The DNA sequence ATCATTACCAGACCGCACATTTGGCAGAACATGATATGGAATTGTTATATTATTATATGATGCGGATATTGTTTAAAGGAATCGCGGAACCTGATATGAGTATCGGAGAAATCATGGAACAGGTATAAAATAAAACATATAAAGGAGAAATTATTATGACACAGGAAATGCAATTTAAGAAAATCATAGCACAGTATTGTGATGTTAAGCCGGAGGAGATGACAAACGATATGAAGTTCAGAGAAGATCTGGGCTTTAGTTCGCTTGATTTTATGTCTTTCTTGGGAGAAATCGAAGACACATTTGACATTGAACTGGAGGAAGATGACGCACTGCATGTATTCACAATTGTAGAAGCACTTGATCTGTTAGAGCGATTACAGCAGGAAACTGTATAATCAGAGAATATAAGTATATGATCGCAGTAAGTATGTGCGGAGGTATAATAAGATATGTTGATTCGTGATATTTTGGAAGAAAGCGAAAAAAAGTTTTCAGAAATAAAGGCAGTAAAATGGTTGAAGAAAAAGGAGATCCGTGATAGAAGCTACCGGGAGCTGATGGAGAATGCCAAGTCTGTCAGAAAAGGATTGTGTGAGGAAAGCTTTCAGGGAAAGCATATAGCATTGATCGGTAGTAGTTCTGTGGAATGGATAGAAGCTTATCTGGGAATTATAACAGGTCAGGCAGTAGCCGTTCCTCTTGACGCAGGACTTCCGGCAGAGGATCTGATAGATCTTCTGAATCGTTCAGATGCAGAAGCACTCTTTTTAAGTCCTAAAATTCAGACCTTGTCGGAACGGATACTGGAGGAATGTCCAAAACTGAAAAAAATCTGGATATTACAGGAAGAAAACATCGAAACAAATCAGAAAAAAGTTGCATCTGTAGCGGAATTAATGATGTCAGGTATAAACGGTACAGATGATTTTGCAGCACCGGATCCGGAAGATATTGCTACGATTATTTTTACCTCCGGAACTACAGGAAAAAGTAAAGGTGTTATGCTGACACAGAGAAATCTGGCAGAAAATGTAAAATCCGTTAATTATACTGCAGAGCCCGGAACCATAGTATTAAGCGTTTTACCGATTCATCATGCATTTTGCCTTGTTATGGATTGGCTCAAGGGTTTTTCCTTTGGAGCAACGGTATGTATCAATGATTCTCTGTTGCATATGGTAAAAAATATGGGCGTCTTTCATCCTGATATTATGCTGATGGTACCTTTGATGGTAGAAACAATCTACAAACGTCTTTCGGCAATGAACCCTTTGATCCCAAAGAAAATAGTTGCAGCCAAGGCATTTGGGGGAAAGCTGAAAACAATATTTACAGGTGGAGCACATCTGGATCCGTTTTATATTGAGAAATTTGCAGAATATGGTGTAAATATTTATGAGGGATATGGAATGTCGGAATGTTCGCCTGTTATCAGCAGCAATGTACCGGAAGATCATAAGACCGGTTCTATAGGACGACCGCTTTCCAATGTTGAAATTTCTTTTGAGGATGGCGAGATTCTGGTACGGGGCAGCAGCGTTATGAAGGGTTATTATCAGATGCCGGAAGAGACTGCTGAAGCCTTAAGAGGTGGATGGCTGCATACGGGAGATAAAGGATATCTGGATAAAGACGGATTCTTATTTATCAATGGAAGGATAAAGAATCTGATCATTCTTTCAAACGGAGAAAATATATCACCGGAGGAAATAGAAAATAAGCTGGCTCTTGGAAAACTGGTGGGAGAGGTGATTGTGACAGGAGAGAACAATGGTCTTATTGCAAGAATCTATCCCGATCAGGATGCTGTCTCGGCAAAACGGATGAACGAGGAAGCAATCAGATCAGAGCTTCAGGCATTTATCGACAGTTATAATAATACGCAGCCGACCTATCGTCGGATTACGGGGTTGGTTATTCGTAAATATCCATTTATCAAGAGTGCAACTAAGAAGATAAAAAGGCAGGAAGTTCTGATTGATGAAGCACCTTAAGACAGATAAGGAAGTATACCTGTGAGAAATGACTGTGTCAGTATCCCGGCAATGATTTCTTCGGAACTCTCAAAATTTTCTCTTGTCCATTTATGGAGAACACCCAAGGTACTGCCAATACTGCATGCGATCATATAGGAGACCTCTTCTTTGGAGTGCATGGAAGGCGTTGTTTTCCGGATGGTATCTGTTACATAGCGGTGGAACATAGTTAAAGCCTTTTCAAAGAATTCATCACCTCTCGGACTCCGGAGAATATTTGCCAGAAATGGATTCGTTTTGGTATAGTTACAAATTGTCAGAAAGAAAGATTTGCATATATCCTGATTATTTTCAGGATGAAAGTCTTCCATGAGGGTGAAAATATCCTGGATAGTTTTATCTTCAACAGCAGTTATAAGAGCTGGAATATTTTCGTAGTGGTTATAGAATGTACTGCGAACAATTCCGGCTCTTTTTATGATGTCTGTCACGGTTATTTTATCTATTTCTTTTTCTTTTAATACCAATAAAAATGCATCACAAATGGTATCTTCAATAAAGCAGTAGCGTTCATCGGATATTTCATGCAACATAGTGGTCTCCTTTCTGATGTATATTTATTTTATCACAGTTTTTATATAACCGGGTAAAAATGTAATGAAAATAGTGCCTTTTTATGTATTTATGTAAAAAAGTTTATAATATCTTTATTTCCCTTACGAAATATGGTAACATATAAAAGTAAATTCGAAAATAGAGGAAAAGCAGATGAAGTACAGATGCGTGGTTTCAGATTTGGACAGAACGATTTTAAGACGGGATGGGATTTCCCATAGAACAAAGGAAGTTCTTGAAAAACTGGCAGATAGCCACGTTATTTTTATTCCGGCAAGTGGAAGATCTGTTTATTCCATTCCAGAATGCATCCGGGAGATTCGGGGTATCCGGTATGCGATCACATCCAATGGGGCAGCAATCTATGATTTATCAGATGATCATTCAGTATATAATTTAAAATTACGACCGGAAGTACCGGAGCAGATATTTGATCTGGTTACGGATAAAGATGTATTCTTTGAATGTTTTATAGACGGTAGAGGATATACATCTGAGATATATTATGAGAATCCAATGAATTTTGGAGAGTCAGAGGATATCAGTGCTTATGTAAGAAGCACCAGAACGCCGGTGCCTGATATAAGGCAGTTTATTTTACAGCATAATACGGAGTTGGATTCGATCTCAATTGTAGGACCGACAGAGAAAAAATACCGTATTATGCATGAATTAACGCAAAATATCCATACTGTTTATGTAACATCCGGAGCGCCGCGGCTGATCGAGATATCTGATCGTCATTCCGGCAAACATAATGGGTTAAAGGAAGTTTTACGATTCCTTGGAATATCAATGGAAGAAACAATTGCTTTCGGCGATGGAGATAATGACAGTGAGATGTTAGCAGAAGCCGGACTTGGAGTTGCGGTTTTAAATGCGACAGAGCGTTGCAAGGAAGCGGCAGATCTTGTGATCGGTGATTATCTGGATGACAGTGTAGCCGATTTCTTAGAGAAAACGGTGCTGTGAGGTACATTCATAAAAAGTGTTTTGACAGCAGGTACGTTTTCTGAAAGAAACAGTGCTGTAACGGCACACAGAGTTTTGATTATAAAGCATGGCGGATATCTGTAATGAGGGGCAGGTAGACAACCAATGCTTTTAATAAGAATAAACAAAAGAAAGGAAGGGAAATATGGATAAATTTTTCCACATTTCAGAGCGCGGTTCTAATGTTCGTACAGAGATTATGGCCGGACTCACAACATTTTTTGCCATGGCATACATTGTCCTGGTAAACCCAAATCAGGTAGCAGCAGATGGTAAGGCTGGATGGCTTGTTGCAGAAGGCGCAAGCGCAGCAGAAGTAGGCAAGGTTTGGAATGCAGTATTTATCGCATCCGTTCTTGTGGCTGTTATCGGTACACTTCTTATGGCATTCCTTGCCAGAATGCCGTATGCACAGGCATGTGGTATGGGACTGAATTCATTCTTCTGTACCTCATTTGTATCCGGTGCATTCTTTGCAGGCTGCAGCGTGATTGAAGGTTATCAGTCAGGTCTTGTTATCATCCTGTTATCAGGTATCGTATTCCTGATCCTGTCTGTAACCGGACTTCGTAAGTACATTGCGACAGCCATGCCGGAATGCCTGAAGAAATCAATACCGGCCGGTATCGGTTTGTTCATCGCATTGGTTGGTTTAAAGGGTTCAGGTCTTGTACAGGCGAATAAGTATACACTGGTACAGATCTTTGATTTCCATGGAGCAATTTCAGGCGCAGAGACACCGGAAGCTGCATGGAAAGCAGTTATTCCACCGGTTGTAACTATCATCGGTATTATCCTGATCGCAGTTCTTGCAAAGTTAAATGTAAAGGGAAATATCGTAATCGGTATCATTGTTTCCACAGTTCTTTATTATGTATTTAATCTGGAGACACCATCTTTTGATGTATCCAGCATCGGTCAGTCTTTCAAAGACTTTGGCGAGATCGGTTTCCTTGGATGCTTCAAGGCGGATGCATGGAGAAATGCATTTGAAAGCCCATATGTTGGTGGCGTATTCTCAGGTATCATGCTGATCGTAGCATTCTGTCTGGTAGATATGTTTGATACGATCGGAACCTTATACGGAACCGCATCACAGGCAAATATGTTAGATGAGAATGGTGACCCGATCAACTTAGATAAGAGTATGATGTGCGACTCTATCGGTACAGCAGCAGGTGCTATTCTTGGTACATCGACATGTACAACCTTCGTTGAGTCAGCATCCGGTATCGCAGCAGGTGGAAGAACAGGTCTTGCAAGTTTAGTTACGGCAGCCTGCTTCGCAGTATGTCTGTTCTTAAGCCCGATCGCAGGTGTGATTCCAACATGTGCAACAGCTCCGGCACTGATCTTTGTAGGTGTATTAATGGCTAAGAATTTCGCTAAGATCGATATGGATGATATGCGTTCAGCAGTTCCTGCGTTCCTTACCTTCCTTATGATCCCATTAACTTACTCTATCTCAAATGGTATCGGTGTAGGATCAATCTCATATGTTTTGATCACCTTATTCACAGGTAACTACAAGAAGAAAGATATCGTTGTAACGATCATCGCTGCGTTATTCGTTGTGAAGTTTATCTTTGTTACAATGTAGGAAGGTATCTTATTTCTAATGAAATGGATTCTTATATTATCATGTAAAAGATACATTTCGTTTTCTGTTCGGTTTGCACGCTCATTAGCCAGCAGTCGCCCAGACTCGTCCTTCGGACTCAGACATGGGCTTGATGCTGGCAGCTAGTGCAAAGCCTCACAACGAAAACTGCATGAACATCTTTGTACATGATAATATAAGTAATCATTTCATAAAGAAATAAGGTATTTTATTTTTGAAACAGGCAATAATTTTTTTGTTGTTGTGCTGCCAAAGACAGAAAACGTCTGCCCTGAAAACTATGTTCTATAAGCAAACCTGTTCGAACGTCGGTCCTTAACGAGTCACCACAGGTGAGGAGTTTAGTACCGTTACGTGAGAATAGAACGCAAGTGTTTTGCGATAGAACATAGTTTTCAGGGCAGACGTTTTCGTCCGTTTAACCATAAAAAATATGCACCAGAGTGGAATCGAACCACCGCACACGGCTCCGGAGGCCGTTGCTCTATCCACTGAGCTACTGGTGCATGACTTATATATAATACAATATTTCCCTGAAATAATCAAATAGTTTCTTGTATTTCTTAATAGTTTTGGTATGTCCTTGCAAAATCAGTTTTGGAATGGTAGAATTTTGTCGATATAAAATATGAAAAGGAGCATAGGAAAATTGAGAAATAAAAAAAGCAGTTTTCTTGGTGATACATATATAAAAACCCAAAACGGAGAAATCGTGATCCGGGCAGGAATGAAAGTCGTAATCGGAT is a window from the Lachnospiraceae bacterium GAM79 genome containing:
- a CDS encoding phosphopantetheine-binding protein — protein: MTQEMQFKKIIAQYCDVKPEEMTNDMKFREDLGFSSLDFMSFLGEIEDTFDIELEEDDALHVFTIVEALDLLERLQQETV
- a CDS encoding AMP-binding protein encodes the protein MLIRDILEESEKKFSEIKAVKWLKKKEIRDRSYRELMENAKSVRKGLCEESFQGKHIALIGSSSVEWIEAYLGIITGQAVAVPLDAGLPAEDLIDLLNRSDAEALFLSPKIQTLSERILEECPKLKKIWILQEENIETNQKKVASVAELMMSGINGTDDFAAPDPEDIATIIFTSGTTGKSKGVMLTQRNLAENVKSVNYTAEPGTIVLSVLPIHHAFCLVMDWLKGFSFGATVCINDSLLHMVKNMGVFHPDIMLMVPLMVETIYKRLSAMNPLIPKKIVAAKAFGGKLKTIFTGGAHLDPFYIEKFAEYGVNIYEGYGMSECSPVISSNVPEDHKTGSIGRPLSNVEISFEDGEILVRGSSVMKGYYQMPEETAEALRGGWLHTGDKGYLDKDGFLFINGRIKNLIILSNGENISPEEIENKLALGKLVGEVIVTGENNGLIARIYPDQDAVSAKRMNEEAIRSELQAFIDSYNNTQPTYRRITGLVIRKYPFIKSATKKIKRQEVLIDEAP
- a CDS encoding TetR/AcrR family transcriptional regulator translates to MLHEISDERYCFIEDTICDAFLLVLKEKEIDKITVTDIIKRAGIVRSTFYNHYENIPALITAVEDKTIQDIFTLMEDFHPENNQDICKSFFLTICNYTKTNPFLANILRSPRGDEFFEKALTMFHRYVTDTIRKTTPSMHSKEEVSYMIACSIGSTLGVLHKWTRENFESSEEIIAGILTQSFLTGILPYLS
- a CDS encoding HAD family hydrolase; amino-acid sequence: MKYRCVVSDLDRTILRRDGISHRTKEVLEKLADSHVIFIPASGRSVYSIPECIREIRGIRYAITSNGAAIYDLSDDHSVYNLKLRPEVPEQIFDLVTDKDVFFECFIDGRGYTSEIYYENPMNFGESEDISAYVRSTRTPVPDIRQFILQHNTELDSISIVGPTEKKYRIMHELTQNIHTVYVTSGAPRLIEISDRHSGKHNGLKEVLRFLGISMEETIAFGDGDNDSEMLAEAGLGVAVLNATERCKEAADLVIGDYLDDSVADFLEKTVL
- a CDS encoding NCS2 family permease; protein product: MDKFFHISERGSNVRTEIMAGLTTFFAMAYIVLVNPNQVAADGKAGWLVAEGASAAEVGKVWNAVFIASVLVAVIGTLLMAFLARMPYAQACGMGLNSFFCTSFVSGAFFAGCSVIEGYQSGLVIILLSGIVFLILSVTGLRKYIATAMPECLKKSIPAGIGLFIALVGLKGSGLVQANKYTLVQIFDFHGAISGAETPEAAWKAVIPPVVTIIGIILIAVLAKLNVKGNIVIGIIVSTVLYYVFNLETPSFDVSSIGQSFKDFGEIGFLGCFKADAWRNAFESPYVGGVFSGIMLIVAFCLVDMFDTIGTLYGTASQANMLDENGDPINLDKSMMCDSIGTAAGAILGTSTCTTFVESASGIAAGGRTGLASLVTAACFAVCLFLSPIAGVIPTCATAPALIFVGVLMAKNFAKIDMDDMRSAVPAFLTFLMIPLTYSISNGIGVGSISYVLITLFTGNYKKKDIVVTIIAALFVVKFIFVTM